One genomic window of Deinococcus humi includes the following:
- a CDS encoding UDP-glucose dehydrogenase family protein, producing the protein MPHTPSLHAPMKVVVVGTGYVGLGTAALLAYFGHQVTGLDIDQGKVDMLRRGELPIYEPGLGELMAECGDRLQWTTDYAAAIPGADVIFICVGTPPLPSGQPDLRYLAAAAQDVARHLNGKMQVVVNKSTVPVGTGDWVARIIEEYAPDYKEHQYNVVSNPEFLREGTALFDSLYPDRLVLGGNDGAGVARLLELYAPLIEQDFQAPAHVPRPEGYTRPEVVATSLSSAEMIKYAANAFLALKISFANEIAGLCERVDADIEEVARGIGSDARIGRQFLSAGAGWGGSCFGKDTSALISTGEEYGYDMPILRAAVAVNQGQRQLVIAKLQKHLHRLQGKRVAVLGMAFKPNTDDLRDAPAHDAIARLNELGATVVAHDPVAMPRARREWGHLNYTEAESAEHALIGADAVILMTEWKQYTEMEWNGAVRTMRQPLVIDTRNALRCALSTGTLEQIGRRGQTPAPVLG; encoded by the coding sequence ATGCCACACACCCCTTCCCTGCACGCTCCCATGAAAGTCGTCGTCGTGGGCACAGGCTATGTCGGCCTGGGCACCGCCGCCTTGCTTGCCTATTTCGGTCACCAGGTCACGGGCCTGGACATCGATCAGGGCAAGGTAGACATGCTCCGGCGCGGCGAACTCCCGATCTACGAACCGGGACTGGGCGAACTGATGGCAGAGTGCGGGGACCGGTTGCAGTGGACCACCGATTACGCAGCGGCCATCCCGGGTGCGGACGTGATCTTTATCTGCGTGGGCACCCCGCCCTTGCCCAGCGGGCAACCGGACCTGCGGTATCTGGCAGCGGCGGCGCAGGATGTGGCGCGGCACCTGAATGGCAAAATGCAGGTGGTGGTCAACAAGAGCACAGTGCCAGTGGGAACAGGCGACTGGGTGGCGCGGATCATCGAGGAGTACGCCCCGGATTACAAGGAACACCAGTACAACGTGGTGAGCAACCCTGAGTTCCTGCGCGAGGGTACAGCACTGTTTGACAGCCTGTATCCGGACCGACTGGTGCTGGGCGGTAACGACGGCGCAGGCGTTGCGCGGCTACTGGAACTGTATGCTCCGTTGATTGAACAGGATTTCCAGGCCCCGGCGCACGTCCCCCGGCCCGAGGGATACACCCGCCCGGAAGTGGTGGCCACTAGCCTGAGCAGCGCCGAGATGATCAAGTACGCCGCCAACGCTTTCTTAGCCCTCAAGATCAGCTTTGCCAACGAGATCGCCGGGCTGTGTGAGCGGGTAGACGCCGACATCGAGGAGGTCGCGCGCGGGATCGGCAGCGACGCGCGCATCGGGCGGCAGTTTCTATCAGCAGGGGCGGGCTGGGGCGGATCCTGCTTTGGCAAGGACACCTCGGCGCTGATCAGCACCGGCGAGGAGTACGGCTACGACATGCCAATTCTGCGTGCCGCCGTCGCAGTCAACCAGGGCCAGCGGCAGCTGGTCATCGCCAAGCTGCAAAAGCACCTGCACCGTCTGCAGGGCAAGCGTGTCGCGGTGCTGGGTATGGCTTTTAAACCCAACACCGACGATCTGCGCGACGCCCCAGCCCACGACGCCATCGCCCGTCTGAACGAACTGGGCGCGACGGTGGTGGCGCATGATCCAGTGGCCATGCCGCGCGCTCGGCGCGAGTGGGGTCACCTAAACTACACCGAGGCCGAATCCGCTGAGCATGCCCTGATCGGCGCGGACGCCGTGATTCTCATGACCGAATGGAAGCAGTACACCGAGATGGAATGGAACGGGGCGGTGCGGACCATGCGTCAGCCGCTGGTGATCGATACGCGCAATGCGCTGCGGTGCGCGCTGTCTACCGGGACCCTGGAGCAGATCGGGCGGCGCGGTCAGACCCCGGCTCCGGTTCTGGGATGA